The window aaccgatacccttcagactcaaacgtatcttcgtcagtgaagcgagtttcttgcagagccattactacgattttattttcatggagggcattggtcagctgtttcatcttaccagtttgtattaaactgtttatgttgaacgttgccaaaaaagtcttagatatgggtttcagctttcgtgactgttcaggatttccaagacgctccgactcgtctttagcatgacgttgcatcccccccagaatccgaaagggatgcatgcgtcgcttgtcggcgacggtggatttctttgaaaagttgccacctggggtattaacttcatgtctttgttttaccatcatgcttgagaagctttagcttagcttggagcaaattgctcattctacatacaaccaaggttgttagcctggagtgcctcaagatgttctccggctgcgggcaggcatttcctccttacccgaatagttatggttttcccgccaatagtagggtggctgattgcagtggtttaccactgggcgatgggttcgccacatccctacgccattattattattattattattattattattattattattattattattattattattattattattatcattccaccACTATTGACCACACCATCCATTCCGAAATGACTGAAAATATCCTTGTCTCCCATGATGATcaataataaattcgtgtggctatttctagcctagtgcaacccttgtaaggcagaccctccggtgaaggtgggcggcatctgtcgtgtgtaggtaactgcatgttattgtggtggaggatagtgttatgtgtggtgtgttagttgcagggatgttggggacagcacaaacacccacccccgggtcattggaattaaccaatgaaagttaaaatctccgatccggccgggaatcgaagccgggacccctgaaccgaaggccagtacgctgaccattcagccaacgagtcggacatgttgatcaatgttatgcctcgatatttgttgcaatccttcctgttcaccAGCTAATAGAAAAATGCAATTACAATAAAACATTGAAGAATATAACAGTAAACAGAACGCCATTACCTCACAGtattactgataagaacaaaaGCTAATTGTTTGCAGTTtgttttaggtcacaccgacacagataggacttattgtGACCATGTCATataacagggctaggactgggaatgaagccaCCGAGGCCTTAAATATGATACAGCttctgcatttgcctggtttgaaaatgtaaaccatgaaaaacctttttcatggctgccgacagtggggttaaaaccaaccatctcccgaattcaagttcacagctacgtcCCCCAAACCGCGAATCTAGCTCACTCAGTTAAAGCTAATTCTTATTAAAAGTGCAGTGAACTGTGAATTATAATGGAATTCAATAAATTCCATCACAAAAGTTCTTTCAGAGTTATATAGCGATATTGGTATCTGTATGGACAATAGAACAGCAACCTAACAGCGAAATTCTTTTCTTAGATTCCTTCTTCATGGAGAATACTGATAAGGCGTTATTTAGTAAACGTTCTTTCAATGCATCTAATTTTTGGTGTCAATAGACAATAGATTTATAAACCTGTTTAAAAACAACATATACGTAATTCATTCGTTATACCTAGCTAGACAGTAAACGTGTCTATTTTGTTCAGTTAATGCATGACAGGATTTAATGTACCGTATCCCTTAACGTGAGCTGAGCTCGTCATACTTAGCTCGGCATTCATAAACGGCCGTTTTTTCATCCTACAGAATGATATCGAGGGGGATGTTACTTTCCAGCACCAGATTGACTAAATAATAGGCCCTCTGGAAACTTTCTTAAACATTTAACAATTAAATATTGATCAATATTCGTAGTGAGCGTTATGAACTTGAAATTCGTTACTAAGTTTAGATATACACATAGTACTTCAAACACAAAAATCTTCTGTATAGTGTTTCGTCTGCAAGCTCCAGTGAGTGAACTatgcacctccacaatcctctgtttgcaactagcagTGTGGCCTCGTCTGATTCTACACCTCTTACCCTCCATGTTTGAGTCCATCAACATCCTTGTTAACCTATCCTCCTATATTCGCTCCACTTAACTCCAATTCCAAAACCAACTCTTACGCACAACTTCATCTACCAAGTTCATTaaaaattatcctttatctccacATTATAAGCGCCCTTCTGTCATTGTTCACTCCGGTTTGTTCCCACCACTTTCATATCCGTTAGGTCTGCTCCTACATAGTTTATGATGGTATATCCCTAGTAGatactactgtccgactcgttgtatgaatggtcagcgtactggccttcggttcacagggtcccgggttcgattcccggccggatctaggactttaatcgcttctgattaattcttctggctcggggactgggtaaatgtgtccgccccaacactctcctaaacatattcagacaacataccacactaccaaccaccacagaaacacgcaatagtgattacatccctccatatagggttcgcgtcaggttggacattcggccgtaaaacagggttacccccacatgtgcgacgcagttcgcatccgctaccacacaggtgtggggaaaaagcggtagcaaaagaagaagatccctagtaagtaagtaagtaaacctttatttttctcccgatcttacagtttcACAACCTTCACGGAGAAAAATAGCAATTCTCAATTGAAAAAAACAACGATGCAAAACTAAGAAAGTTACATGCAAAATAAAAAACAATGAAACCAAGATTACATTGACAATGCATTATAAAGATACAATGATACCCCACACTGGTGGGcataacaacactaaacacaaaaGCAAGGAAAATGTTAGCCCACTGGCCTCGCGGCCAGCTGAGTTCAATGGAAAACTAAAAGGGCAAAGTACGGCAACCCTAGGTTAAACAACCTCACTTCCCGGTTACGTGTTGGCATGTGTCAACCGATCCCTCCTGATCTAGCATCTATTACATATGCTAGTATGCTTCCTTGTGGTGGTACACGCCAGCACCTCCCCTCCCTCCTACGCTGCTAGTCAGTCGACAATTCCACTGTGCTGATTCACTAGATTTAACACTCTGCCTGTGTCATGACAAACCACTACAAGATCTTCCTCCTCTTGGCACAACTGAGACTTTGCCTTTAAGGCTGCTGTACATCTGTTTCTGATTTTTGTCAAAAACCTACACAAATTTCCAGCACTTTCCCATTCCGCCACTAACCACCTAAAAAGCTTATCTCCATTGCACGGATGAGAAATACActccaactgttgtttattaaacACCCGCCTCTCTGCCAGCGTTTCTTTACACTCTGTCAGCAAATTAAAGTCCTTCCTTTCTTGACCATATGATACCACCTAACAACCACCAGATTAGCCCTCTTCTCGCCCCCCTATTTACATTTACCACTCTCAAATTTACCATATGATTAACCCTCAGAAACATTTTTAGGGTAGCCCTCTTCCGGAAGATCCCTAGTAGATACTGATGATTTTGAAACGGACAACCAACGAACAACGTGGATTGTGTGAGAGACAGCAGAAACTAGGGAAACACCTATAATAAATGCATGTTATTATGATTTTGTTTTTGTAGCCTATTGGTTGACTGATATTTGTGAATTTATTTGTTTTTCCTTAGCTGTATCATTTTTCTGCAGCCATCGGCTTTAGTGCCTTGTAAAGTGTTATAAATGGCGATAATGATATTAGGTTACCAATACCAGGTTTGTTATAGGGTATCGCTGTATCTATTTGTATTGTTAGTTCTCACCTGCGAAGGTTAACTCTTGCCCCATTATGGGACCGGGAAGGGCCGGACTGGGGTGTTTGAGGCTCGCGTCTATGGCTAGGTAATGTGAGGGTGGGTTTCATATGTTTTGTTCAGGACAAATCGTGATTGGTAGTCCCACGTCACTTATTCCAATAATCGTTCCAAATAAAATTCTGTTGAACTCACTCAGATAGACTCCAAAATATTATAATTTATCAGACAAATCCTTAGACACCTGCAAGTTCATGAGGTTGCTAACTGAAGTAAGTaaaacgaaacaacaacaacaacaacaacaacaacaacagcttcAGCTTCTCTATTATTTTCAACGCCACTTATTTTATTTGTTTGGGAGAACCCAGACTTATTTTCGGTTTCGATTGGGGCTTAAGGTCagatgtctttcctgtcaccacaCGCTCGTCCTATTTAGTCACCCTACCTGCAATCACCAGTGTTCGAGTCCAGGACACTCAGGTGAGAGTAGAGAGGCATGTGTTCTCCACAAGTACTCGTGAATGTTGATATAACTATCTTACGTGGAATCTAAACCACAATGATTAGGAATAAAAAGAGGAACACGGTAGAAGTAAGTGTCAGGCTTAGGCGTCTCAGAAGACAATATTGTAAATGGAGCGTACATCAGTTATGAAAAATACGAGTAAGTTGCGTATTTGTGTACTATCATTTTAATTACATCAGTCGCGTATACAGACTAAACTCATGAGGCCATtgccacttccttcctagtcctagcatttcctatcccatcgtcgccgtaagaactacctgtatcggtgcgacgtaacacaacttGTAAATTAAAAAAGACTAAACTCATCAATAGGAAACCCAATAGAGAAAATGAAATACTATATAGAATATACAAATTTGAAAAGCATTTTCTTAGCTCAATGTATTAAATCCGTACTTAACCAAAACACACAATCGAATATCCACTGACAGAAAGTTCTTGATTAGGTATTTATATCTGAATGATTGAGCAAGAAGATAAAAATCTGAAAGCATCATTGATAAGTTTTCATTACGTTGGAACGAAGATATCTGAGCAGGTGTAATATTATGTGACTACAGAAATTTCAGTAAAACTTGAGTTTTTTACAAGGCTCGCGTTATTGTATTAATGCTATTTCAGTCATAACGGATAGATTACACTTTGAAATGGAATTTCATTTATGATCCGGAGAATATTAATACTCTCCCTTCAAATGTTTGTGAATTCTCTAACGCGCGGTTTTATACATTTACTTATACCACGACATATGAGCTGCCCGTTTGCAAAGCGGGTTAAATgcccaaaattaaaaaaataaagagtTGTTGGCACTAATACTCATAGTTTCTTACTGGCTGTCAAGGGAATTACTTGCCAGGCATCAAATTTGACTAAAAACCCTTTAAAATGCGTTTAAAAACGGATGCGGCTGCAAAATGGGACAAGTGACTATTGGCTCAGGGTGCAAAACGGGCCAACTGTACAGCGGTTGCAAAACGGGCTATGTTCGCGTCAAAACATGGCCACAGGAAAGGTATGCGGGTACAAAACGGGCTATCTTTCCATCGTATAGGAAATAAAATGCAAATGTGAACGCCATGATTGTAGAAGGTGTCAAACAAGAAGGCAAGCCTTGTGCAGGGAGAGCCATTCTACAATTTTGAATGCAGGTAAGGTAAGGGAAGGTAAGgattgttctgcccgaaggcaggtccgaacctccgcagaggtgttcctgagccggagtttacgtgcggtagggtggccagttcctttccgctcctccattcccttacccccaccaacagcgcgtggcgacccatccaactcctgaccacgcccaatgttgcttaacttcggagatctcacgtgatccggtgtttcaacactgctacggccgttggcattttgAATGTGCAGAGCCCAAAATTCTCATTAAAAAAAGACCGTTTCCAGAAAGATGTCATTCCAGATCTGATTCCGAAGGGGGTGAAACTGAATACAGCTAAAATAAAGGGCATCAGCAAGTTCCTAGAATAGCACTCGGGGGAATCATGGCTACAACTGGAGAAGTcgaatttcttcaaagaaaagtttcTGCAGCAAGAAAGCTTGCAGTTAGACGTAATACCGAATGAGGAATACGATTACTGAtttttttctttgcaaaattattATGCAATCCTAAAGTGACTCTTATTTGAACATGGGAACTTGACTATACGATGTGCTTGAGACTGTGTCAGGTAAAATAAAAAGTCTCAATAacattcctttttttaaaaatggTTATGACATTTTCCCGTATACTTCCCAACCTACTAGAAGCAGACTGGAACGTTCCTGACATGGCCGGTTTCGCAGCCGATTTCGCATCCATTATGGCCACCCAGGAGTTTGCAAAGCGGGCTAACTCCATTCTTCGGCTGGGAAACGGGATAAATGCAAATTTCAACTAAAAATATTAAGCTAACCTTTGAACAGAGTGTTCACAGCTTCAACAATTTCAACCGTGTTTGTTAGCTATTATTTAAAGAAAAACTACGATTTTAGGTTAGCTGTGATACTAGAAATCAGTTTTTCCTCATTTACCAACATTCTGTTAAAATGGTCTGGGCTCACTTTGCAAATGGGCGACTCATGTACTATCGGAGATAATGTTACATGTAGTAAAGGAAGTCATTTTTCGTTAAGTGTGCTCCTGTAAGACGTCACCGAAGAAAATGATAAGGAAAAGAAATTAAATGCATggaaattatattttttaattacaGTAATTACATTAAATATTGTACTAATATATCAACGAAATGGTTCATAAGGAAACGAAATTAAATTTATTcttccatttttatttatttccagGCTCGGAATATTCATATGATTCTCCGAAATACTCTAGAAGTGTATGCAATACTACAATAGCTCGAGGATCCTTGGCGAACCGCCCAGGTAAATGAGTGCTAATTATGCTATATTCATTGTGGGCACTTCTTCCATACATTATCAGGTCCACTAACACAATCGAACAGGTATGGTGGTGCAGTTTATATTTCCATATGACGGTTAATGTGACATTAGCATTGTGTTAACAGAAAGGCGTACCCTGCCTTGGAGTGAAAGTGTCACTTGTATATAAAGGATGTTGAGAAGTGTTCCCTCATCACAAAGTGCTCTTACCTGTCAACAGCAGCAACTCGTCCAACCTGCAACAATGAACAAGGTGAGTAACTTGTCAACGTCCTAGGTACAGCCAAAGTGGCTAAAGATGGTCATTGTGATCATTGTTATACGGGGAAGTACAAGTAGATAATAATTCCCTCTTAATAGAGAAAAAAGGGAACTGGAAGGGTTTATAAAAAGAAGACTGTATCGTCAGAGAAAGGGACGTGAAAATAAAAGAGTTTCTAGGCTTCTCTAACCTAGTAACATTGGTGTTGTACGAGAACAATTGTTGATCTTGGGAGGTTGGACATGAATATTAAATTTTAGGAGGTTATTATAAGTAAGTCGAAGCTATGACAGATTCGGATAGATACCCCATGCATATCAATATACACTCTCAATTTATTAAAAGCTAGAGGGATACAAGACTTAATCGGCCTTTAATGTAAACAATTTCATAGATTTAATGTTCTTCTACTGTCAAGTTAAATGTGTTCTAAAATGTGGTGGTACAGTAATTTCCCACATGAGATCATGCATAAATATAAGTGTAGAGTACTTCAATATTAACTTTTTAAAAGCGATGTGCAAAGGAAAATAATTAACGTTGAGAGTTAGAGAGAATATTCATGGCTTATGTTAACTCTGCATACTTCCTATTAAGCATTCTGAATTAAAACTAAATCAAACGCAGCTgcagagtataaaaatattggtTTCACTTCCCCCTAactattcttacggttttcggagacgccaaggtggcggaattttgttccgcaggagttctttaacgtaccggtaaatataccgatacgagacttacgtatctgagcaccttcaaataccactggactgagccggtatcgaaaCCGCCAACTTGAATTCAGAGGGCCAACGCTCTAACTACTGACCTACCCAGCCCGGCACTGCGGAATATTGGGAAGGTCTGTTGTTAATTTAGATGAATGGGAGTTTGGGATACCAACTGTACAGACTTGACAAAGAAAGGCattaagtttttaaaattgttcGTGAAATGACATTTCAATAAAGCCACCAGATGCTTCATCAGCGGTTCCTGCACTTCTGTATTCAAAATAAACCCCTAGACAATTGGACATCAATTACAACTGTTCAGCTAGAAACCTATTCGGAGAAGTGTTACAAAACTGACAGCTGGAGAAAAAAAAAACCGTTCTGTCGTTTAAGTCGAGGTTTTTAATGATCTCATAGCCAAGATGTAAGGGCATATCATAATACTTTAGCAACCTTCGTGTTGAAGTTTTCGCTCTATGTTGAGCTGATTATAACAGTCGTTGGACAATATTATAGTTTTATGATTGTTATTGTACCGTATGTAAATATTGCTTCTAACTTTAAGAATACTATACTACCTCGAGAGACTGATTACCTCTGATCCAGTAGGGATAATTCGGTCACCTCGACGGTAAATGCTGCAAAGTATTTAGAACATTGGTAACTTGTACATAACGAACATGGAAAAAAACATGATCCATCCCAGGTGAAGTATATATTATATAGGCCCTATTCTGCTAACTAATTGTTTGAAGCGGAGATATTAAAATCGAAGATTTTTCTTTAAAACAAGTAAGATTGAGTAAAGTAATTCACTACTTTTTTGAATTTGATATAAGTGTATTCAAGtgcagagagcctccgtggctcaggcggcagcgcgccggcctctctacgctgggttcaaatgccggtcactccatatgaggcttgtgctggacaaagcggaggcgagacaggtttttctccgggttctccggttttccctgtcatatttcattctagcaacactctcgaatatcatttcatctctcattcattaaactTAATCATTactcagaagagtgcgacaggcttctgcagccggcacaattcatatcctcgccgctagatgggggtagGGCAtcttttattccattcctgacccagtcgaatgactggaaacaggctgtggattttcgtatTAAAGTGACCTCAAATCATTTTATATTCACCGTTTACACCTGTCCATCAGTGATTCATTGTATATGAGGCATGTGTGATGATCACGGGGACTGAGCTGAGTCTTTCACTGCTTAtacttacttgtgctaggttcTTTGCATTCACCTATCCcgaccttggtcaactcttctgcTCCTACCCGCTCGTAAAACCCAGAgagcttctttcccattcctcttTGCTTTTAATGTCTCTTCATTCTTCACACGGTGAAGAGACTTACCTCCTCATTCTTTACAGGGGTGAAAAGACATATTTTTACTTAACTGATGAATATTAACAAGAGCTGATAATCCAGTTGTTTTGTTCCTTGAAGAAACAATATCCTTCTCTTTGACCTGGGGATTATTACAGTAGCTCCTCACCCGGATGGTCTGAGTTCAATTCTCTGCTCTACCGCGAACATAAAGAATGAGTTAAGATGTGAATTGAAATTCAATTATAGACAATTCTAGCAgcagtttccgtggtttcccacttcagctGAAGGTAATGGGCCCCGATCCTATCCTCCTTAAATGACATACAGTAGTATAGACACCACATCAGCACAGGTTATAACACACGCATTACACGCGTTAAGTACATCGTGTTGTTGACCGATATATTACCAGCTCCTCTTCTGAGCCAACAGTAATTACTAAATCAATATCATCGCACTAAACAGACTATCAACCATATTGCCACCGAATGTGTTCGCAGGGCATTCGTTGGATCAACACAGGACTTCGTGATGGCTTCTACTGAGGCCATACGGTGGCTAGAAAATTTTGATCTAAATCTTTGAACACCCTTTTGCTTGCATGGTTTCTTTAGATGTTATAATGTGTAGTTTTGTACTTATAATATATGTATTTAAATGCTTACTCTTTATGTATGTTTTTCTGTGTCCTgtatcatacgctaataataataacaataaaatacttGCCCGATAACAGATGACAATACAAATCTTGTAATCATGTCCGTTTGTTGCAGTTCATCGCCCTGATTGTCGTCGCCCTGGCTGTGGCTAGCGCAGGAGCTGTTGTTGCCCCTGCTACGTTTGGATACGCTCCCGCGCTACATGCTCCCCTGCCTTACGCTGTCCACGCCGGTCCAGTCGCTCTGCACACTGGCCCCGTCGCCGCTGTCCATGGACCAGCCACCGTTGTCAAGGCTGCCGGTCCCGCCAGCCTCCTCGGCGTCGCTTACTCCTCTGCACCCGCTGTCGCTCACATGTCTTACACCAATGGTCTTGGCATCAGCTACGAGTACTAACTTCTTTTCTGATCTTtcctatttattattgtaattattatttaatataccAGTCAATGGATGAAAAAGTCTACTTCGATGTCTTTTGTTGTTACCTGATCCTCCAACCATAGCCAATTCTACATCCCTATTATTCTCAGTAGGTACCATCTTACGTACCGATCCTTCTAAAAATAGGTTtgtcgggctgagtcgctcagacggttgggACTCTGACCTTctgaaccccaacttggcaggttcgatcctgactcagtccggtgatatttgaaggtgtccaaatatgtcagcctcgtgtcagtagatttcctggcacgtaaaagaactccagcggaaaTTAATtacagcaccttggcatctccgaaaacagtaaaagtagttagtgggacgtaaagccaataacaatattgaTGAAAACAGGTTTACATCATACGCTCTTAGATTTCGCTATAAACAAGAACCACCACTgctctactctctctctctctgaagtctttaaaagtagtagtagtagtagttgtttctTGCAAAAttgaagtcaattggtttctcgcagagtgctctgtcatgggttgaatcatatctatcaagtagatcacaaagagtcacgtttgttgacggacgatcctctatctgggaatcaaaaactgtggcgtaccacaaggatcagtcttcggtcctttatgttttctatttatattaatgactttTTTGAAGTCTTGAAAAgtagtacctttcacatgtatgctgatgacttacaagcttacttccacttcagtcccactaacgcaccttgtataatgcatttcaaccatgatatctctcgattgatcgaatggagcgcaaatcataatctccaattaaatgtggctaagacccagcttatttgcataggttactcaaaactcctgaaaactgttgacctcaaatccctcccaccaataaaaattctagattcagatatccattatagtgacaccgttaacaatctaggactcattttcgacagaaccctatcctggtctgatcatacgtcaaatgtgatcagaaaagttgtgtcatccatgcatattttgaaacgtaacgtgtcatgtacaccacct is drawn from Anabrus simplex isolate iqAnaSimp1 chromosome 1, ASM4041472v1, whole genome shotgun sequence and contains these coding sequences:
- the LOC136878999 gene encoding pupal cuticle protein C1B-like translates to MLRSVPSSQSALTCQQQQLVQPATMNKFIALIVVALAVASAGAVVAPATFGYAPALHAPLPYAVHAGPVALHTGPVAAVHGPATVVKAAGPASLLGVAYSSAPAVAHMSYTNGLGISYEY